Proteins from one uncultured Cohaesibacter sp. genomic window:
- a CDS encoding sugar ABC transporter substrate-binding protein: protein MKLTKILVASFCASTLMSGAALAQTDLTMWYHGAGNDVESKIINQIVDDFNASQSDWNVTIESFPQTSYNDSVVAAALAGNLPDIIDVDGPIMPNWAWSGYMQPLQIDESKIENFLPGTKGMWDGKLYSIGLWDAAVALYARTSTLEELGLRTPTLDKPWTKDEFMDALKKAKASGNYKYALDLGMNDQGEWYPYAYSPFLQSFGGDIVDRSTYKTAEGALNGDAGLAFGEWWQSLFTEGYAPGTSESPADQQTGFIDGSFAFQWNGNWRAVATMAEVDDVVFLPAPDMGNGPMIGAGSWQFGVAKTSEHPDGASAFIEFALQDKYLAAFSDGIGLIPSTASAAQMTENYKDGGPLAVFYDLSNAQAKVRPVTPGYVVQSKVFTKAMADLANGADVADTLDAAVDEINADIEKNSGYGH, encoded by the coding sequence ATGAAACTTACGAAGATACTTGTTGCTTCATTCTGCGCTTCGACACTCATGTCCGGTGCAGCCTTGGCGCAAACCGATCTGACCATGTGGTATCATGGTGCGGGCAATGATGTTGAAAGTAAGATCATCAACCAGATCGTTGATGACTTCAACGCCAGCCAGAGTGACTGGAACGTCACCATCGAAAGCTTCCCGCAGACAAGCTACAACGATTCCGTTGTTGCGGCTGCGCTGGCTGGCAACCTGCCTGATATCATCGATGTTGACGGCCCCATCATGCCAAACTGGGCATGGTCTGGCTATATGCAGCCCTTGCAGATTGATGAATCCAAGATCGAGAATTTCCTGCCCGGTACAAAGGGCATGTGGGATGGCAAACTCTATTCCATCGGCCTTTGGGATGCCGCCGTTGCGCTTTACGCCCGCACCTCCACTCTGGAAGAGTTGGGCCTGCGCACGCCAACGCTGGATAAACCATGGACAAAAGACGAATTCATGGATGCCCTCAAGAAGGCCAAGGCTTCAGGCAATTATAAATATGCGCTGGATCTGGGTATGAATGATCAGGGCGAGTGGTATCCTTACGCTTATTCTCCATTCCTGCAAAGCTTTGGTGGCGATATCGTGGACCGCTCCACCTACAAGACCGCGGAAGGTGCCTTGAATGGCGACGCCGGGCTGGCCTTTGGCGAATGGTGGCAGAGCCTGTTCACGGAAGGCTATGCACCGGGAACCTCTGAAAGTCCGGCTGATCAGCAGACCGGCTTCATCGATGGTAGCTTCGCTTTCCAGTGGAACGGCAACTGGCGCGCTGTGGCCACGATGGCCGAAGTGGATGATGTCGTCTTCCTGCCTGCTCCTGACATGGGCAATGGCCCAATGATCGGTGCTGGCTCCTGGCAGTTTGGCGTTGCCAAGACTTCCGAGCATCCGGATGGAGCATCTGCCTTTATCGAATTTGCCTTGCAGGATAAATATCTGGCTGCCTTCTCCGATGGTATCGGCCTCATTCCGTCCACGGCCTCTGCGGCTCAGATGACGGAAAACTACAAGGATGGCGGGCCGTTGGCTGTCTTCTATGATCTCTCCAACGCACAAGCCAAAGTGCGTCCGGTGACGCCGGGTTATGTGGTCCAGTCCAAGGTCTTCACCAAGGCCATGGCAGATCTGGCCAATGGCGCCGATGTTGCCGACACTCTTGATGCGGCCGTTGACGAGATCAATGCCGACATCGAGAAGAACAGCGGTTACGGACACTGA
- a CDS encoding LacI family DNA-binding transcriptional regulator, which yields MATIYDVAKLAGVSPKTVSRVLNGDAPVKKQTRDAVDAAMAELGYVPSSAARMMRSNKSGLVGLITGAISHGIEPIEPEGLPDLFIVQGIQHVMGSSGKTLMIADTDGVSDQVPHLIRTFLQHRVEGIIYVADHHKQVTLPKVPDDFPIVLANCFDPEGHPSVLPDDKQGQKDLVAKLIQSGHRRIGYLTLDRTLVATGLRYRGYREALAEADIPYADELVSMGYEEGQERESQILMQALDRLLSLEEPPTVICCGNDEMALRLYGLLRSRGIRVPEDISVAGYDNYRVIAETLFPPLTTVELPYFTMGQIAARHLLALMSEQEEKPELPGLVGSPVCWRSSVTALNTVSVLNSKGRNNQ from the coding sequence GTGGCAACCATTTACGATGTAGCCAAGCTGGCAGGTGTATCGCCCAAGACCGTTTCGCGGGTGTTGAACGGAGATGCGCCGGTCAAAAAGCAGACCCGTGATGCGGTGGACGCCGCCATGGCCGAGCTGGGCTATGTGCCCTCCAGTGCGGCGCGCATGATGCGCTCGAACAAGTCCGGGCTGGTTGGATTGATTACTGGTGCTATTTCGCATGGCATCGAGCCCATCGAGCCGGAAGGCTTGCCTGATCTTTTCATCGTGCAGGGTATCCAGCATGTCATGGGCTCCAGCGGCAAGACCCTCATGATCGCCGATACCGATGGTGTTTCCGATCAGGTGCCGCATCTGATCCGCACCTTTTTGCAGCATCGGGTGGAAGGCATCATCTATGTGGCTGATCACCACAAGCAGGTGACTTTGCCCAAGGTGCCGGATGATTTTCCGATTGTGCTTGCCAACTGCTTTGATCCTGAAGGGCATCCGAGCGTGTTGCCTGATGACAAGCAGGGGCAGAAGGATCTCGTAGCCAAGCTCATCCAGAGTGGTCATCGGCGGATCGGCTATCTGACGCTGGACCGCACACTCGTTGCAACGGGATTGCGCTATCGCGGTTATCGCGAGGCGCTGGCCGAGGCTGATATTCCTTATGCCGATGAGCTGGTGAGCATGGGCTATGAGGAAGGGCAGGAGCGCGAAAGCCAGATATTGATGCAGGCGCTTGATCGCCTGCTTTCTCTAGAAGAACCGCCAACCGTCATCTGCTGCGGCAATGATGAAATGGCGCTGCGTTTGTATGGACTGTTGCGCTCGCGCGGCATCCGGGTGCCGGAGGATATCTCGGTTGCTGGCTATGACAATTATCGCGTGATTGCCGAAACGCTGTTTCCGCCACTCACCACGGTTGAGTTGCCCTATTTCACCATGGGGCAGATTGCCGCCCGGCATTTGCTGGCTTTGATGTCAGAGCAAGAGGAAAAGCCGGAGCTTCCGGGGCTGGTGGGTAGCCCTGTGTGTTGGCGGTCATCGGTGACGGCGCTCAATACAGTCAGTGTTTTGAATTCTAAAGGGAGGAATAACCAATGA
- a CDS encoding DeoR/GlpR family DNA-binding transcription regulator has product MVETPVSLSEELLPAERRQQLIQWFQTNVSGTNQELARMFNISVSTVRRDLDSLAAEGIVRRTHGGAVRIRSRTNFEPSTDLARRTAVEEKNSIVRHTLQMIEPKQSIIIDSGAVIAHMLAEELSVQSIPLTVITNDLYVATTLAYKEHIKLIVPGGSCRFGSYGLLGQPGLDFLVDIRCDCFFMSAQALDLECASETLLDVMLMKRAMIEAAERTVLMLDSSRFFDRALYRTVPTEAFDTIITDEGLSEEAIDKLRLRGINLEIAKL; this is encoded by the coding sequence TTGGTCGAAACGCCTGTATCTCTATCTGAAGAACTGTTGCCTGCTGAACGACGACAACAATTGATTCAGTGGTTTCAAACCAATGTTTCCGGTACGAACCAGGAATTGGCACGTATGTTCAATATCTCCGTCTCTACCGTGAGGCGGGATCTGGATTCGTTGGCGGCCGAGGGCATTGTGCGCCGAACCCATGGCGGGGCGGTGCGTATTCGTTCCAGAACCAATTTCGAACCCTCGACCGATCTGGCGCGCCGGACGGCTGTCGAGGAAAAGAATTCGATTGTGCGTCATACCCTTCAGATGATCGAGCCCAAACAGAGCATCATCATCGACTCGGGCGCCGTGATTGCGCATATGTTGGCCGAAGAGCTTTCGGTTCAGTCCATACCACTCACAGTTATAACCAATGACCTTTATGTTGCAACGACCCTCGCCTACAAAGAGCATATCAAGCTGATTGTTCCCGGAGGGTCCTGTCGCTTCGGTTCTTACGGTTTGTTGGGGCAGCCGGGGCTGGATTTTCTCGTTGATATCCGTTGCGATTGCTTCTTCATGTCCGCCCAGGCGCTGGATCTGGAATGTGCATCTGAAACCCTGCTCGACGTGATGCTGATGAAGCGAGCCATGATCGAGGCGGCAGAACGCACGGTCCTGATGCTCGATAGCAGCCGTTTCTTCGATCGAGCACTTTATCGTACGGTGCCGACCGAGGCATTTGACACAATCATCACCGATGAAGGATTGTCTGAAGAGGCAATTGATAAGCTTCGCTTGCGTGGTATCAATCTCGAAATTGCCAAGCTTTAA
- a CDS encoding TRAP transporter large permease subunit — protein sequence MSVALASVLLLALLALFLGAGTWIFAGLLLSGAGAMWLILDFPWVRIGAIATKVISSSAVSWELAAIPIFIWMGDIIFRTDISERLFRGLAPLVAKIPGGLLHTNVFGCTLFAAISGSSTATTATVGKITVPELRKRDYSMSLAAGSLAGAGSFGLLIPPSIAMIIYGVLAEVSIAKLFIAGIVPGMMMAALYSGYIAIMSIAFPHMAPKYDGDVSGRAMLKGLGELVPIAALMFVVLGSIYSGLATPSEAAAVGVFCAIVITFVTGQFSVKLLVESLMNTLRISSMICMLIASSAFLSAAIAYMHLPTMITEMIAGLNLSPYGVLLILAVLYIVLGMFLDGTSMTVMTVPIAVPLIMQAGYDPLWFGVYLVIMIEMSTITPPIGLNLYILQALTERSLGATILAAAPFFFLLCLGTALLAVFPQIVLWLPSAL from the coding sequence ATGTCTGTTGCTCTTGCTTCAGTTCTTCTTTTGGCGCTTCTTGCCTTGTTTCTGGGCGCTGGAACCTGGATTTTTGCCGGCCTGCTGCTTTCTGGCGCCGGCGCCATGTGGCTTATTCTTGATTTTCCGTGGGTGCGCATTGGTGCTATTGCCACCAAGGTGATTTCCTCCTCCGCTGTTTCTTGGGAACTGGCGGCCATTCCCATCTTTATCTGGATGGGCGATATCATTTTCCGAACCGATATTTCCGAGCGGTTGTTCCGCGGTCTGGCGCCTCTGGTTGCCAAGATTCCTGGCGGGTTGCTCCATACCAACGTGTTCGGCTGCACCCTGTTTGCCGCGATTTCCGGCTCTTCGACAGCTACCACGGCCACCGTGGGCAAGATTACCGTGCCAGAATTGAGAAAGCGCGACTATAGCATGTCGCTTGCTGCCGGTTCTCTGGCCGGGGCAGGGAGCTTCGGCTTGCTGATTCCGCCCTCGATTGCCATGATTATTTATGGTGTGCTGGCCGAGGTTTCCATCGCCAAGCTGTTTATCGCCGGTATCGTTCCGGGCATGATGATGGCAGCTCTCTATTCAGGCTATATTGCCATCATGTCGATTGCCTTTCCGCATATGGCACCGAAATATGATGGTGATGTCTCCGGTCGGGCCATGCTCAAGGGGCTTGGTGAGTTGGTGCCGATTGCCGCATTGATGTTCGTCGTGCTCGGTTCTATCTATTCCGGCCTTGCTACACCATCCGAAGCGGCGGCTGTCGGCGTATTCTGCGCTATTGTCATTACCTTCGTGACCGGCCAGTTCAGCGTCAAGCTGCTCGTGGAAAGTCTGATGAACACGCTGCGCATCTCCTCCATGATCTGCATGCTGATTGCCTCTTCGGCTTTTCTGTCAGCGGCCATTGCCTATATGCATCTGCCGACCATGATCACCGAGATGATCGCGGGGCTGAATCTGTCGCCTTACGGTGTGCTGTTGATCCTTGCCGTTCTGTATATCGTGCTGGGCATGTTCCTTGACGGCACCTCGATGACGGTGATGACCGTGCCGATTGCCGTGCCTTTGATTATGCAGGCTGGCTATGATCCGCTCTGGTTCGGGGTCTATCTGGTGATCATGATTGAAATGAGCACCATCACGCCGCCTATCGGGCTCAATCTCTACATTCTTCAGGCTCTGACAGAACGAAGTCTTGGCGCCACGATCCTTGCTGCGGCTCCTTTCTTCTTCCTGCTGTGTCTGGGGACTGCATTGTTGGCTGTTTTTCCGCAAATCGTTCTTTGGCTGCCATCTGCACTATAG
- a CDS encoding TRAP transporter small permease — protein sequence MSTNPGFEAPEDEVVSDVSPFTFPSHPNDPVWLAVLSRISSSLNLFCAVISAIIIALMTLLIILEICLRFFSLSTFMADTLVGYGVAATTFLAAAWALEHGAMIRVTALTNLLPTFGKWIAEVFCLISVEAILWFLISYQWHSVYKYWARGTVGQHYIKIPLWIPESFFLIGLVLLSLQVLVRVLRLFAVGHTSERSLTI from the coding sequence ATGTCCACGAATCCAGGATTTGAAGCACCAGAAGACGAAGTGGTTTCTGATGTTTCTCCATTTACATTCCCATCCCACCCGAATGATCCGGTTTGGCTGGCAGTTCTAAGCCGAATTTCCAGCAGTCTGAATCTCTTTTGCGCAGTGATTTCGGCCATCATCATCGCTTTGATGACGCTGTTGATCATCCTTGAAATCTGTCTGCGCTTCTTCTCCCTTTCCACCTTCATGGCTGACACGCTTGTTGGCTATGGCGTTGCAGCAACCACATTTCTTGCTGCCGCATGGGCTCTGGAACATGGGGCCATGATCCGGGTGACCGCGCTGACCAATCTCTTGCCGACTTTTGGCAAGTGGATTGCAGAGGTGTTCTGTCTGATTTCGGTCGAAGCCATTCTCTGGTTCCTGATCAGCTACCAGTGGCACTCTGTATATAAATATTGGGCGCGCGGCACGGTCGGGCAGCACTATATCAAGATCCCGCTCTGGATACCTGAGAGTTTCTTCCTCATCGGGCTCGTGCTGTTGAGCCTGCAGGTTCTTGTCAGAGTGCTCCGGCTTTTCGCCGTTGGGCATACATCAGAGCGTTCGCTCACCATTTGA
- the dctP gene encoding TRAP transporter substrate-binding protein DctP: MPNAPSGIHAKMPITSVDAIEGLRIRTYDVNGTQTLVNAGASPLQIAWGDLIPQLSTGGIDAVLTSADGGMQLSIWDYVSDFTEINYAMGLFVCHVNKPAFDALPADVQTAIMEICDACDTYAWKIVVDSIEKSYKVMAEHGMTITHDEDVPDEVFELLQNAGKKVRDEWLAEAGEKGATVLEAFEAQKSS; the protein is encoded by the coding sequence ATGCCGAACGCGCCGTCCGGTATCCATGCCAAGATGCCGATCACCTCGGTTGATGCCATCGAAGGTCTGCGTATCCGCACCTATGATGTGAACGGTACCCAGACGCTGGTTAATGCTGGTGCGTCTCCTCTGCAGATCGCCTGGGGTGACCTTATCCCTCAGCTTTCCACCGGTGGCATTGATGCGGTTCTGACCTCGGCTGATGGTGGCATGCAGCTTTCCATCTGGGACTATGTCTCCGACTTCACCGAGATCAACTATGCCATGGGGCTGTTTGTCTGCCACGTCAACAAACCGGCCTTTGATGCGCTGCCAGCTGACGTTCAGACTGCGATCATGGAAATCTGTGATGCATGCGATACCTACGCCTGGAAGATTGTCGTCGATTCCATTGAGAAATCCTACAAGGTCATGGCTGAACATGGCATGACGATCACCCATGACGAAGATGTGCCTGATGAAGTCTTTGAATTGCTGCAGAATGCAGGCAAGAAGGTCAGAGACGAATGGCTTGCTGAAGCAGGCGAAAAAGGTGCCACTGTGCTTGAAGCCTTTGAAGCCCAGAAATCCAGCTAA
- a CDS encoding twin-arginine translocation signal domain-containing protein: MTISRRDLLKYSTILGAATLVGTPAFSAGVKWDLAFIDEYGSQSLTGQACKFFIDELKKKVGDAERAVRYPCQDADHLG, translated from the coding sequence ATGACGATTTCAAGACGTGACCTTCTTAAATACTCAACCATTCTGGGCGCAGCCACCTTGGTTGGAACACCTGCCTTTTCTGCTGGCGTGAAATGGGATCTTGCCTTTATTGACGAATATGGTAGTCAGTCTCTGACCGGTCAGGCCTGCAAATTCTTTATTGATGAACTCAAGAAAAAAGTGGGCGATGCCGAACGCGCCGTCCGGTATCCATGCCAAGATGCCGATCACCTCGGTTGA
- a CDS encoding SDR family NAD(P)-dependent oxidoreductase has protein sequence MSKTENTRIALISGANRGIGAEIARHLRANGYGVSLGARDVSMLEKVHGKQDATMHFGRFDAYDKGSAKEWVESAVNHFGRIDALVNNAGNGNRLSLLDDDEDALDELLEVNVKAPLRMTRLCLPHLAKTGHGRIINIVSLSGKRVRNEFVGYNMSKFAAMGLTHTTRHVTWEQGIRATAICPGFVRSDMSSYTSKITAEDMTQPETIAHLVRTAIELPNNAAMAEMLVNCRLEDML, from the coding sequence ATGAGCAAGACGGAAAATACAAGAATTGCTCTCATTAGCGGGGCAAATCGGGGCATTGGAGCCGAAATAGCGCGTCATTTGCGCGCAAATGGGTATGGCGTTTCTCTCGGGGCCCGTGATGTGTCCATGCTAGAAAAGGTGCATGGCAAGCAAGATGCAACGATGCATTTTGGTAGATTTGATGCTTATGACAAAGGCAGCGCGAAGGAATGGGTTGAATCAGCAGTGAACCACTTCGGCCGCATTGATGCGCTCGTAAACAATGCTGGCAACGGAAATCGACTCAGTCTGCTGGACGACGATGAAGATGCGCTAGATGAACTTCTGGAAGTGAATGTCAAGGCGCCCCTACGCATGACAAGGCTGTGTCTGCCCCACCTGGCAAAGACAGGACACGGACGTATTATCAATATCGTTTCTCTGTCTGGCAAGCGGGTGCGTAACGAATTTGTCGGTTACAACATGTCAAAGTTCGCTGCCATGGGGCTTACGCACACAACCAGACATGTCACTTGGGAACAAGGTATACGAGCGACTGCAATTTGCCCAGGTTTTGTCCGTTCAGACATGAGTTCCTATACCTCCAAGATCACTGCGGAAGACATGACGCAGCCGGAAACCATCGCCCATCTGGTACGCACAGCAATCGAGCTTCCCAACAATGCGGCCATGGCAGAAATGTTGGTCAATTGCCGCCTCGAAGACATGCTCTAG
- a CDS encoding FAD-binding oxidoreductase: MPVPLLERITPQTQQPQSADVVIIGAGIAGTSAALFLAEAGLKVVVCEKGLVGAEQSSRNWGWVRQMGRDAAELPLTMRSLSLWRKLDETYGIDTGFRETGITYVARTRAEEKELTDWSKIGQAANLNSQVLGPKELEELLPGIAPRFRMALYTADDGRAEPGKAAPAIAGAAQKLGATFLEHCAVRGIETEAGKLSAIVTEHGPIKTSAAIVAAGAWSRLFLGNLGLNFPQLKVLGTAARVEGVSDVPTMAVGGGDFAFRETLDGAHFVALRNYNIAPLTPDHFRLFFDYLPVLMKSWRELNVRLTKMFFSELRVPRTWSLNEETPFEKVRILDPAPHMPFNIRALKTLKTAFPKFASAHITHNWAGIIDTTPDAVPAIGPIEQIPGLHIASGFSGHGFGIGPGAGELIAEIVRGVKPAVDPNPFRFDRFGKTQSPKLS, translated from the coding sequence ATGCCCGTACCACTTCTTGAACGCATCACACCGCAAACCCAGCAGCCCCAGAGTGCCGACGTGGTCATCATCGGCGCAGGCATTGCAGGCACCTCGGCGGCGCTTTTCCTTGCGGAAGCGGGCCTCAAGGTCGTCGTGTGCGAAAAGGGGCTTGTCGGCGCAGAACAATCAAGCCGCAACTGGGGTTGGGTCCGCCAGATGGGCCGCGATGCAGCCGAGCTGCCGCTGACCATGCGATCTCTCAGCCTGTGGCGGAAATTGGACGAAACATACGGCATTGATACGGGCTTTCGTGAGACCGGTATCACCTATGTCGCCCGCACTCGAGCCGAAGAAAAGGAACTCACCGACTGGAGCAAGATCGGCCAGGCCGCCAATCTTAACAGTCAGGTGCTTGGCCCCAAGGAGCTGGAAGAGCTCCTGCCCGGCATCGCCCCGCGCTTTCGCATGGCCCTTTACACAGCCGACGACGGCCGCGCCGAACCGGGCAAGGCAGCGCCAGCCATTGCCGGAGCCGCCCAGAAGCTGGGCGCAACATTCCTTGAGCATTGCGCGGTGCGCGGCATTGAAACCGAAGCGGGCAAGCTTTCAGCCATCGTGACAGAGCACGGCCCCATCAAGACCTCGGCAGCCATTGTCGCCGCTGGCGCCTGGAGCCGCTTGTTCCTTGGCAATCTGGGGCTCAACTTCCCGCAATTGAAGGTTCTGGGCACCGCAGCCCGCGTGGAAGGCGTGTCCGATGTGCCGACCATGGCGGTTGGTGGCGGAGACTTTGCCTTCAGGGAAACCTTGGATGGTGCGCATTTCGTTGCACTCAGAAACTACAACATCGCCCCGCTCACCCCCGATCATTTCCGGCTCTTCTTTGATTACCTGCCGGTCCTCATGAAGAGTTGGCGCGAGTTGAATGTGCGCCTGACCAAAATGTTCTTTTCCGAGCTCCGGGTTCCCCGCACCTGGTCCCTCAATGAAGAAACGCCTTTTGAGAAGGTGCGCATTCTTGATCCGGCCCCGCACATGCCTTTCAACATCAGGGCCTTGAAAACCCTGAAGACGGCGTTCCCCAAGTTTGCCTCAGCGCACATCACGCATAATTGGGCAGGCATTATCGACACCACCCCCGACGCGGTGCCAGCAATCGGCCCGATCGAGCAGATCCCCGGCCTGCATATCGCCTCCGGCTTTTCCGGACATGGATTTGGCATCGGACCGGGCGCGGGCGAACTCATCGCAGAGATCGTAAGGGGCGTAAAACCAGCGGTGGATCCAAACCCGTTTCGCTTTGACCGGTTTGGCAAAACCCAATCACCGAAGCTGAGTTAG
- a CDS encoding hydantoinase/oxoprolinase family protein codes for MVWRIGVDSGGTFTDICLFEEETGRLEIWKLSSSPDDPSRAIAQGVVEGLEQVDTTASELGFLGHGTTVATNALIELRGVKTGLLISDGFRDLLELGRQKRPSLYDMNVDKPEQLVSRDLRRQVPERLKSDGTVDLPLDVDALKKEVQLLAEQDVKAVAICFLYGFLNTEHEALAKKIVAEMLPDVFVSTSHEVAPEFREFERLSTTVVNAYLGPVMKRYIERLRKRLEEVGLKVAPQLTQSNGGVIGFDAAADLPVRTVLSGPSTGVVAAQEIGKMAGFPNIITFDVGGTSSDVALLQNGTCNLTGEADVHGYPIKAPMLDIHTVGAGGGSIAHVDSGGLLKVGPRSAGAYPGPVCYGNGNEEPTVTDANIVLQTLNPVEILGGRMKVRRDLALESVQRLADQLGLGVMETADGILQVVIANMAKAIRVISVQRGHDPRDYTLMAFGGAGPLHAARLAQELDISRMIIPLTPGALCALGLLLTDLRADFAISRLTELNANSLNAVEGGFAELSAQAQEWFVSDNIPEERRKEVRTVDMRYAGQNYELSVPVPAGPITLDTFKQLEEGFEAVHKQRFGFIAKGEKIQLVTLRLEAIGEVKKAQLQSYPFDGPSADAAKIGERDVWLASAGDFVTSPVYDRKLLKHGNQISGPAIIEQMDTTSVILPEMTATVDANLNLIVEIAQ; via the coding sequence ATGGTTTGGAGAATTGGAGTGGATTCTGGTGGCACCTTCACCGACATCTGCTTGTTTGAAGAGGAAACCGGACGCCTGGAAATCTGGAAACTGTCATCCTCTCCCGATGATCCGTCCCGTGCCATCGCACAGGGCGTTGTCGAAGGTCTGGAGCAGGTTGATACGACCGCAAGTGAACTAGGCTTTCTGGGCCATGGAACGACGGTTGCCACCAACGCTCTTATCGAGCTGCGCGGCGTCAAGACCGGTCTGCTGATTTCCGACGGTTTCCGCGACCTTCTCGAACTGGGCCGCCAGAAACGTCCAAGCCTGTATGACATGAATGTCGACAAACCCGAGCAGCTAGTCTCCCGCGACCTGCGCCGTCAGGTGCCTGAACGTCTCAAATCCGATGGCACCGTCGACCTGCCTCTGGACGTAGACGCTCTCAAGAAAGAAGTGCAACTGCTTGCCGAGCAGGATGTGAAGGCCGTTGCCATCTGCTTCCTCTATGGCTTCCTCAACACCGAGCATGAAGCACTGGCCAAGAAGATCGTCGCAGAAATGCTGCCAGACGTCTTTGTCTCCACCAGCCATGAAGTCGCACCTGAATTCCGCGAATTCGAACGTCTCTCCACCACAGTGGTCAACGCCTATCTCGGCCCTGTGATGAAGCGCTATATCGAAAGACTGCGTAAGCGTCTTGAAGAAGTTGGCCTCAAGGTTGCCCCTCAGCTCACCCAGTCCAACGGTGGCGTGATCGGTTTTGACGCAGCCGCAGACCTGCCTGTACGCACCGTGCTCTCCGGTCCGTCTACCGGCGTTGTCGCTGCGCAGGAAATCGGCAAAATGGCAGGCTTCCCCAACATCATTACCTTTGATGTCGGCGGCACCTCCTCTGACGTTGCCCTCCTGCAGAACGGCACCTGCAACCTGACCGGTGAGGCCGACGTGCACGGCTATCCGATCAAGGCACCTATGCTCGACATCCATACCGTCGGGGCTGGTGGTGGGTCCATCGCCCATGTCGATAGCGGCGGCCTGTTGAAGGTTGGCCCACGCTCGGCTGGCGCCTATCCTGGCCCAGTCTGCTATGGCAACGGCAACGAAGAGCCAACCGTGACCGACGCCAACATCGTTTTGCAGACCCTCAACCCGGTTGAGATCCTTGGTGGCCGCATGAAAGTGCGCCGTGATCTGGCTCTGGAATCGGTTCAGCGCCTTGCAGACCAGCTTGGTCTGGGCGTCATGGAAACCGCTGACGGCATCTTGCAGGTTGTCATTGCCAATATGGCAAAAGCCATCCGCGTGATCTCCGTGCAGCGCGGCCATGACCCACGTGATTATACCCTGATGGCCTTTGGCGGTGCAGGTCCACTGCATGCTGCGCGTCTCGCCCAGGAGCTTGATATCTCACGCATGATCATTCCGCTGACGCCGGGTGCTCTTTGTGCTCTTGGTCTGCTGCTCACTGATTTGCGTGCTGACTTTGCCATCTCTCGCCTCACAGAATTGAACGCCAATTCTCTGAACGCAGTCGAAGGCGGTTTTGCAGAATTGTCCGCTCAGGCTCAGGAATGGTTTGTCAGCGACAACATCCCTGAAGAGCGCCGCAAAGAAGTCCGCACCGTGGACATGCGCTATGCTGGCCAGAATTACGAACTCTCCGTTCCTGTCCCCGCAGGTCCGATCACCCTTGATACCTTCAAGCAGCTGGAGGAAGGCTTCGAAGCCGTCCATAAACAGCGCTTTGGCTTTATAGCCAAAGGCGAAAAAATCCAGCTTGTCACCTTGAGGCTCGAGGCCATCGGCGAAGTCAAGAAAGCCCAGCTCCAGTCCTATCCGTTCGACGGTCCCTCGGCAGATGCTGCCAAGATCGGCGAGCGCGACGTATGGCTGGCCTCCGCAGGCGACTTCGTAACCAGCCCGGTCTATGACCGCAAGCTTCTCAAACATGGCAACCAGATCTCCGGACCGGCCATCATCGAGCAGATGGACACAACCAGCGTCATCTTGCCTGAAATGACCGCCACCGTGGACGCCAACCTCAATCTTATTGTGGAGATCGCCCAATGA